From Lujinxingia litoralis, one genomic window encodes:
- the pssA gene encoding CDP-diacylglycerol--serine O-phosphatidyltransferase, with protein MDLSRAKYILPNLFTLSSVVAGMYSIQLSTTATDVNEMTMAAWLVFVSMVCDTFDGRVARLTRTESEFGVQLDSLADAISFGVAPAFLLYNWGLSELGLLGLLVSCVYTAGTVMRLARFNVMANQSEGPSRYFLGLPSPLAAGMVASLVLAHVSFSGQISTGASGSVAAAALLLGGLMVSNVRYRTFKDVKFRGPAALVLVLALASVTALAVVYEASVALVMVTAVYIVVGLCGGLLDLGRNVLGVSEDETEDDSLMGEFRDSER; from the coding sequence ATGGATTTGAGTCGGGCGAAGTACATTTTACCCAATCTCTTCACGCTCTCCAGCGTGGTAGCCGGGATGTATAGCATCCAGCTCTCGACGACGGCCACCGACGTCAACGAGATGACGATGGCGGCCTGGCTGGTGTTTGTGTCGATGGTTTGCGACACCTTCGATGGGCGAGTGGCCCGGCTGACGCGCACCGAGAGCGAGTTCGGGGTGCAGCTCGATAGCCTGGCCGACGCGATCAGCTTCGGGGTGGCGCCGGCATTTCTCCTCTACAACTGGGGGCTCAGCGAGCTGGGATTGCTGGGGCTACTGGTGTCCTGTGTGTACACGGCCGGGACGGTGATGAGGCTGGCACGCTTTAACGTGATGGCGAACCAGAGTGAGGGGCCCTCGCGCTATTTTCTGGGGCTTCCCTCGCCGCTGGCGGCCGGGATGGTGGCCTCGCTGGTGCTGGCGCATGTCTCGTTCAGCGGTCAGATTTCGACCGGGGCATCGGGCAGTGTGGCCGCGGCGGCACTCTTGTTGGGCGGGCTGATGGTGAGCAACGTGCGGTATCGCACGTTTAAAGACGTTAAGTTTCGTGGTCCGGCGGCGCTGGTGCTGGTGCTGGCTCTGGCCTCGGTGACGGCGCTGGCGGTGGTGTACGAGGCGAGCGTGGCGCTGGTGATGGTCACGGCGGTCTACATTGTGGTGGGGCTCTGCGGCGGGCTGCTGGACCTGGGACGCAACGTGCTCGGCGTGAGCGAGGATGAGACGGAAGACGACTCCCTGATGGGGGAGTTTCGCGACAGCGAGCGCTGA
- a CDS encoding GNAT family N-acetyltransferase: MREITAEELEQRADDFDAAIAATPQIDHFCSSSFWILPAWRAFLPGHQLWARESEEGFVALGVGTDHSLGTYLHPLEASWALACPFAGADASGLISRFIEQARGQMPAWNILFLSGIVPDSIHFDHLILGFRRHYSLGLGPSSVRRVASLQGGLDGFMERRSSKFRANLRRIQRRANEQRLQIEYHHTIEPAHQANQLLERALHLERLSWKGQADTGIIDGPMKVFYRDMLPRLARRNALRFLFITLDGVDIAYCFGGIFNGTFRGLQMSYHHDYRDTSPGSLAQYAMIEHLCQEAVQSYDLGTDMEYKERWAEEKRETVAVVVRR, from the coding sequence ATGCGTGAGATCACCGCTGAAGAGCTGGAACAGCGCGCCGATGACTTCGACGCCGCTATCGCCGCGACCCCGCAGATTGATCATTTCTGCTCGTCGTCGTTCTGGATTTTACCGGCCTGGCGGGCCTTTCTTCCCGGCCACCAGCTCTGGGCTCGTGAGAGCGAGGAGGGCTTTGTCGCACTGGGCGTGGGTACAGACCACAGCCTGGGTACCTACCTGCATCCGCTGGAGGCCAGCTGGGCGCTGGCCTGTCCATTTGCCGGCGCGGACGCCTCCGGCCTGATCTCCCGTTTCATCGAGCAGGCCCGGGGCCAGATGCCGGCCTGGAACATCCTCTTCCTCTCGGGCATCGTCCCCGACTCGATCCACTTCGACCACCTGATCCTGGGGTTCCGCCGTCACTACTCGCTGGGCCTGGGCCCCTCATCCGTGCGACGCGTGGCCAGCCTCCAGGGCGGCCTGGACGGCTTTATGGAGCGCCGCTCCTCGAAGTTCCGCGCCAACCTGCGTCGCATCCAACGCCGCGCCAACGAGCAACGCCTCCAGATCGAGTACCATCACACCATTGAGCCCGCCCACCAGGCCAATCAGCTCCTGGAGCGTGCCCTCCACCTGGAGCGACTCAGCTGGAAGGGCCAGGCCGACACCGGCATCATCGATGGTCCGATGAAGGTCTTCTACCGCGATATGCTGCCGCGCCTGGCCCGCCGTAACGCCCTGCGCTTTCTCTTCATCACCCTCGACGGCGTCGACATCGCCTACTGCTTCGGCGGCATCTTCAACGGCACCTTCCGCGGCTTGCAGATGAGTTACCATCACGACTACCGCGACACCTCCCCGGGAAGCCTGGCGCAGTACGCCATGATCGAGCACCTCTGCCAGGAAGCCGTGCAATCCTACGACCTGGGCACCGACATGGAGTACAAAGAACGCTGGGCCGAAGAAAAACGCGAGACCGTCGCGGTGGTGGTACGCCGCTGA
- a CDS encoding tetratricopeptide repeat protein — protein MSQSDQAGGPSKEQEEAIDAIDTLIAGGELEQAEQAIEDALERFGANDTLLVLRAELALEGSDPEECVFAVQDALKHVESDEARAQLLAFEGYAHYEADAYEEGRRAFNDAVRADGELWTAVVGRAMVHEAQGFLRAALLDVERAIALDPEEAQPYSIRGNILLAVGNGAQAEADFKKAVELEPEDEESRLTLARLLSLAKKPSEAIEVLEHLVEQGEDPDVVAPGALLRSQLSLTLGSTAAASEDAQRAIELWPEEPWGYLQLAACHLTAAQADEAIVALKKAEELAGDIRDVPDIYALRASAYDMLEKPEKAKALREEAEGSPRLPGIVYGEALNPVRNIPLNPNKPIDVRGLLTELFGHPSKAPAGYEKAIRDVVDRLPEIIAQNPGVGRIQIELPQVEGMSGPPRSLIVQVAQPRGGQPGQAPRAEA, from the coding sequence ATGTCGCAGAGCGACCAGGCCGGTGGGCCGAGCAAAGAGCAGGAAGAGGCGATCGACGCCATTGATACGCTGATCGCCGGTGGGGAACTGGAGCAGGCCGAGCAGGCCATTGAGGATGCGCTGGAGCGTTTTGGCGCCAACGATACGCTGCTGGTGCTGCGGGCGGAGCTGGCGCTGGAGGGGAGTGACCCCGAAGAGTGCGTCTTCGCGGTGCAGGATGCGCTTAAACACGTGGAGAGCGATGAGGCACGCGCCCAGCTGCTGGCCTTTGAGGGGTACGCTCACTACGAGGCCGATGCCTATGAAGAGGGGCGTCGGGCCTTTAACGACGCGGTGCGCGCCGATGGCGAGCTGTGGACCGCGGTGGTGGGTCGGGCGATGGTGCATGAAGCCCAGGGCTTCCTGCGCGCGGCACTCCTGGATGTGGAGCGGGCCATTGCGCTCGACCCGGAAGAGGCGCAGCCCTACTCGATTCGCGGCAATATTTTGCTCGCCGTGGGTAACGGCGCTCAGGCCGAAGCGGACTTTAAGAAGGCCGTGGAGCTGGAGCCCGAGGATGAGGAGTCGCGGCTCACGCTGGCGCGTCTGCTCTCGCTGGCCAAGAAGCCCTCGGAGGCCATCGAGGTGCTGGAGCACCTGGTTGAGCAGGGGGAAGATCCCGATGTGGTGGCGCCCGGCGCGCTCTTGCGCAGCCAGCTTTCGCTGACGCTGGGGAGCACGGCAGCGGCCAGCGAAGATGCGCAGCGGGCCATTGAGCTGTGGCCCGAGGAGCCCTGGGGCTATCTGCAGCTGGCGGCTTGCCACCTGACCGCCGCACAGGCCGACGAGGCGATTGTGGCGCTGAAGAAGGCCGAAGAACTCGCCGGCGATATTCGCGATGTGCCTGACATTTATGCGCTGCGCGCTTCGGCCTACGACATGCTCGAGAAGCCTGAGAAGGCCAAAGCGCTGCGCGAAGAAGCCGAGGGCTCGCCGCGGCTGCCGGGCATCGTGTATGGCGAGGCGCTCAACCCGGTGCGCAACATTCCGCTCAACCCCAACAAGCCCATCGATGTGCGGGGGCTGCTTACTGAGCTCTTCGGACATCCGAGCAAAGCGCCTGCCGGCTATGAAAAGGCGATTCGCGACGTGGTCGATCGGCTGCCCGAGATCATCGCCCAGAATCCGGGCGTGGGGCGCATTCAGATCGAACTTCCGCAGGTTGAGGGGATGAGCGGTCCGCCGCGCAGTCTCATTGTGCAGGTGGCTCAGCCCCGCGGCGGTCAACCCGGGCAAGCGCCCCGGGCGGAGGCCTGA
- a CDS encoding acyl-CoA carboxylase subunit beta, whose amino-acid sequence MSEVPESKTPELSELDQQVVERREALEEGGKPKYHERAREVGKLFVRERIKRLLDAGLEVEDGAFANLLAGDLPADGVVTGIGKIGGRRVAIIANDSTVKAGSWGWRTVEKIIRMQETAENLRIPLIYLIDSAGARITDQLEMFPGRRGAGKIFYNQVRLSGFIPQVCLLFGPSAAGGAYIPAFCDVVVMVEGNASMYLGSPRMAEMVIGEKVTLEEMGGAKMHCSVSGCGDVLARDEDEAIAFCKAYLEYFPANCHEPAPLAEPLEPKPQKKTLDELIPVNQNKPFDMRKVIQHLVDDSEFLEIKKKFAQELLTGFARIGGRPVGIIASQPKWKGGVLFVDSADKGARFISLCDAFNIPLVFLADVPGFMIGTKVERQGIIRHGAKLISAMSAATVPKISVVVRKAYGAGLYAMCGPGFEPDVSLALPEAMIAVMGPEAAVNAVYARKIEALAEEERPAYVEQLRKEFREDIDIYRLASELVVDEIVTKHQLRDELKSRLAVYQTKKKDWPDKKHGVIPV is encoded by the coding sequence ATGAGTGAAGTGCCCGAGTCGAAGACCCCGGAGCTCAGTGAGCTCGACCAGCAGGTGGTAGAGCGCCGTGAGGCGCTGGAGGAGGGCGGCAAGCCCAAGTATCACGAGCGCGCCCGCGAGGTGGGTAAGCTCTTTGTGCGCGAGCGGATCAAGCGTCTGCTCGACGCCGGGCTGGAAGTCGAAGACGGGGCCTTTGCTAACCTGCTCGCCGGCGATCTGCCGGCCGACGGTGTGGTCACGGGCATCGGTAAGATCGGGGGGCGTCGGGTGGCGATCATCGCCAACGATTCCACGGTCAAGGCCGGCTCCTGGGGCTGGCGTACCGTCGAAAAAATCATCCGTATGCAGGAGACCGCCGAGAACCTGCGCATTCCGTTGATCTATCTGATCGACTCGGCCGGCGCGCGCATCACCGATCAGCTGGAGATGTTCCCCGGGCGCCGCGGGGCCGGGAAGATCTTCTACAACCAGGTGCGTCTCTCCGGATTCATCCCGCAGGTCTGTCTGCTCTTCGGCCCCTCGGCCGCCGGTGGGGCCTACATCCCGGCGTTCTGCGACGTGGTGGTGATGGTCGAGGGCAACGCCTCGATGTACCTGGGATCGCCGCGGATGGCCGAGATGGTCATCGGGGAGAAGGTCACCCTGGAGGAGATGGGTGGGGCGAAGATGCACTGCTCGGTGTCCGGGTGTGGAGACGTGCTGGCCCGGGATGAGGACGAGGCGATCGCGTTCTGCAAGGCGTACCTGGAGTACTTCCCGGCAAACTGCCACGAGCCCGCGCCGCTGGCCGAGCCCCTCGAGCCGAAGCCCCAGAAGAAGACGCTCGATGAGTTGATTCCGGTCAACCAGAACAAGCCCTTCGACATGCGCAAGGTCATCCAGCATCTGGTCGATGACTCGGAGTTTCTGGAGATCAAGAAGAAGTTCGCCCAGGAGCTGCTCACCGGCTTTGCGCGCATCGGCGGCCGTCCGGTGGGGATCATCGCCAGTCAGCCCAAGTGGAAGGGCGGGGTCCTCTTTGTGGATTCGGCCGATAAGGGCGCGCGCTTCATCTCGTTGTGTGACGCGTTTAACATTCCGCTGGTCTTTTTGGCCGATGTGCCGGGCTTTATGATCGGGACCAAGGTCGAGCGTCAGGGGATCATTCGCCACGGTGCGAAGTTGATCTCGGCGATGAGTGCGGCCACCGTGCCCAAGATCTCGGTGGTGGTCCGCAAGGCCTACGGGGCCGGTCTCTACGCGATGTGCGGACCGGGATTTGAGCCCGATGTGAGCCTGGCGTTGCCCGAGGCGATGATCGCGGTGATGGGACCGGAGGCGGCCGTCAACGCGGTGTACGCGCGCAAGATCGAAGCGCTGGCCGAAGAGGAGCGTCCGGCCTATGTGGAGCAGCTGCGTAAAGAGTTCCGCGAAGATATTGATATTTACCGCCTGGCCAGCGAGCTGGTGGTGGATGAGATCGTCACCAAGCATCAGCTGCGCGATGAGCTGAAGAGCCGGCTGGCGGTGTACCAGACCAAGAAGAAAGACTGGCCCGATAAGAAACACGGCGTTATCCCGGTCTGA